A region from the Bacteroidota bacterium genome encodes:
- a CDS encoding ligase-associated DNA damage response exonuclease: MTDNGIYIPEAKVYIDPWKPVERCVITHGHSDHARFGSKSYLCHHFTKPILKYRLAPDINCESVEYGEKVMINGVQFSLHPAAHIPGSAQIRIEKNGQVLVVSGDYKTENDGLSGKFELVKCHTFISESTFGLPIFKWKPQTEIFDEINSWWKNNISQNKTSVLIGYALGKAQRILKNVDKNIGRIFLHGAVYNINEALRAAGLPLDHFDLVTPEIPNSAYKNALIVAPSSALGTPWMNKFSPYSVGYCSGWMQVRGNKRREAIDRGFVMSDHADWEQLNEVISGTGAESVFITHGYTATFVKWLREKGIDAHELETYFTGETTNADADLIAEQ; this comes from the coding sequence ATGACCGATAATGGGATTTATATACCTGAAGCAAAGGTATATATCGATCCGTGGAAGCCTGTGGAGCGTTGTGTTATAACACATGGACACAGCGATCATGCAAGGTTTGGAAGTAAGAGTTACTTGTGCCATCATTTTACCAAACCGATATTAAAATATCGTCTTGCTCCTGATATAAATTGTGAAAGTGTGGAATATGGTGAAAAGGTGATGATAAATGGTGTGCAATTCTCTCTACATCCCGCTGCACATATTCCGGGATCGGCGCAGATTCGGATTGAAAAAAATGGACAGGTATTAGTTGTGAGTGGAGATTATAAAACAGAAAATGACGGATTAAGCGGCAAATTTGAATTGGTGAAATGCCATACGTTCATTTCTGAATCCACCTTCGGACTTCCCATATTTAAATGGAAACCGCAAACAGAAATTTTTGATGAAATAAATTCCTGGTGGAAAAATAATATCAGTCAAAATAAAACATCGGTACTCATCGGATATGCCTTGGGTAAAGCACAGCGAATTCTGAAAAATGTAGATAAAAATATTGGCAGGATATTTTTACATGGTGCAGTGTATAATATTAATGAAGCACTTAGAGCAGCAGGATTGCCATTGGATCATTTTGATTTGGTGACTCCGGAAATTCCGAATTCAGCATATAAAAATGCGTTGATTGTGGCTCCATCTAGTGCTTTGGGTACACCTTGGATGAATAAATTTTCACCTTATTCTGTTGGCTACTGTAGCGGATGGATGCAGGTGAGAGGAAATAAACGGCGTGAAGCTATTGATAGAGGATTTGTTATGAGTGATCATGCGGATTGGGAACAACTGAATGAAGTGATAAGTGGCACCGGTGCAGAAAGTGTTTTTATAACGCATGGTTACACCGCAACTTTTGTAAAATGGCTTCGCGAGAAAGGAATTGATGCGCATGAATTGGAAACATATTTTACGGGTGAAACAACAAATGCTGATGCTGATCTAATTGCTGAACAATGA